A genomic region of Lonchura striata isolate bLonStr1 chromosome 8, bLonStr1.mat, whole genome shotgun sequence contains the following coding sequences:
- the OBSL1 gene encoding obscurin-like protein 1 has translation MEGFGGAPRFLAYPRAFTVQSGTNAVLSCQIMGDPQPSILWEKDKNTIEPSGRFHMESKGDLYSLLVSCATPEDSGLYVCRAKNSVGETYAATVLRVEPAEPREGEGCSGSVAPAFLIAPSSMRVCRGEDVMFTCRVSGQPCPVLEWEKDGHKLSELFESSHFAVGQKPEDWHFLKLFGARPQDGGVYVCRARSGSQEALAAAVLLVEPQALLDGLPNGSPAHGPEVLAERQRWRRHAAGRRMAPETWVPNGVVPARVPGAKAFAVSAGKHAKFRCYVTGKPKPEIIWQKDGEPLAPGRRHLIYEDREGYFILKVLYCKPQDQGLYMCTASNTAGQTLSAVQLQVKEHRLRFQVQLADVEVAEREDAVLECQVPLETIPTSWYLEDRELQPSHKYVMEEQGVVRRLTIRDARIDDDGIYLCQMKDKGRSIAEVSVRGVIVKRLPRKLDVMEGENAVFCVETRDVVEGSCWSRDGLQLRESPRTVLKSFSRTHLLVLVHVTRQDAGIISFTVGESQTSSQLRVKCVKHDPPSAPVAAEMSVVETNTALLTWCPAPDSHLRPASHYLLERREAAGGEWVQCLATDLPSCVRVLGDSVPREADYCFRISAANKHGRSRPVEFPGSVHLAPAARLERGLQDTWVRDGEDAQFSLELSAAVHGSWFLNGARLREEEDAGGRCSVQRHGMEHSLLIRGARLVDSGAQVTFVSGGVRDSAILHVQAPQVRIAPVSEAERLRNVPAGMPVLLECQVSTPDAPVCWLKDGKAVPLDDVIAVQAEGCVRRLLLRSACPSDSAVYTCDAGDDAVSFVVTVTEVPVRIISSNEEAPHAYVVGQRVELWCQLSRPAVPVHWYKDGEEVEVGESLLLEQEGPQCKLVLPCAQTQDTGEFVCDAGGDSAFYTITVAEEPVRIVSSNEGASHTYVAGQRVELWCQLSRPAAPVHWYKDGEEVEAGESLLLEQEGLQCRLVLPCAQPQDTGEFVCDAGGDSVFYTVTVAEAPVRIVSSNKEASHSYVVGQRVELWCQLSRPVSPVCWYKDSEEVEVGESLVLEQEGLQYRLVLPCAQMQDTGEFVCSASNASVSYSIFVAEPPVRILQPPQRSLELLVQAPGCVELRCELSAPDAPVHWFKDGLEVDETDNLLLLVEGAWRYLFIPKSSAEDAGEYICETKDEAVSFDVKVSEPPVRILQPCRPVPVMMVSPGETVTLCCELSRADTPVFWAKEGVRLEAGGSLVLEEEGVYRRLLIPAAQAEHSGKYTCDTANDTVTFTIQVLDSLVRILEKDVLLTHRCCQAMEDLVLEVHLSHSHGEVKWYKDGEKLQDTGRVRLEEDGVRRSLVILGTTGKDAGEYLCDTGDDSIVFFITVEVPEPPVTIVGSTGTAVHRCLVAGEDLVLACELSRPDAIVRWLRNGQEVHPGERVQVEARGVLRQLTISGAQPSDAGCYICDAASDRMVTNVEVSARPVCIVNKEEAQSPLEVQEGDSVTLVARLSPETAAVQWQKDGQTLCSGGRLLVCSEGPTRSLTIRQAELGDGGIFLCDAGDDEVHFTLRVKEAPVLFVNKREEQEKLLVLEGGSAVLSAITSTERSDVTWLGPQQAAVAGERCELRRDGRVHSLIIHNVAMEDAGTYTCLSPHDQMQFDVNVRELRVKFLRGLSDVRARQGERVMLWCELCKARGDVVWRKDGRVLAPGPRRQMTAEGRERSLVLSRVEPGDAGEYCCETNDDQTLATLTVQVPRVVEIIMELQSLTVLEGEDATFKCLVSPEDVAVTWQLNGQPVVPGERLLVSRRGQSHSLTLRQCQTGDAGTVTANAEGLVSTARLNVQEAEVLFVRKLQDVVAEEQGDVCLEVEVSHEAAEVQWLKQGILLQPGSKYLLQESGCRRTLTICCLGPADRGTYRCESLHDRTQAKLHVEPRKVSIRTPLTDMETFEKETATFHLELSHPGVTGVWTRDGIRVKPSSTCRISATGCGHSLTLERLALEDSGTITFTADTLRCSAHLRVREPPVTMVRVPRDLGVPETGVASFECELSRPNAEVKWFKDGQELRPGPNCRIYSAGRRRILQLSRCELTDTGSYTCDAGDCQASAMLHVQERQVHIVQELQDVQVQEGDNAVFTCEVSHGDVKGEWFRDGEKIKVSSTVKIRQEGTRHFLLFCGVRPEDKGFIRFTARTVTSEASLQVEALPIRIVKPLRDKTVLARHKATLECTVSHARGRVRWLRGDTEIFAGDKYEICNLDCYRTLIIHRVGPEDEDSYTCDAFDDRSTARLLVEGS, from the exons ATGGAGGGGTTCGGGGGAGCCCCCAGGTTCCTGGCCTATCCACGTGCCTTCACGGTCCAAAGTGGCACCAATGCAGTCCTGAGCTGCCAGATCATGGGTGATCCCCAGCCAAGCATCCTCTGGGAAAAGGACAAGAATACCATCGAGCCCTCGGGCCGTTTCCATATGGAGTCCAAAGGGGACCTGTACAGCCTGCTGGTGTCCTGTGCCACCCCCGAGGACAGCGGACTCTACGTCTGTAGGGCCAAGAATAGTGTTGGCGAGACTTACGCTGCCACCGTGCTCAGGGTAGAGCCAGCAGAGCCGCGAGAGGGGGAGGGATGCTCAGGCAGTGTCGCACCTGCCTTCCTCATTGCCCCCTCGTCCATGCGGGTGTGCCGGGGGGAGGATGTGATGTTCACCTGCAGGGTGtctgggcagccctgccctgtgctggagTGGGAGAAGGATGGGCACAAGCTCTCCGAACTCTTTGAGAGCAGCCACTTTGCAGTGGGGCAGAAACCAGAGGACTGGCACTTCCTGAAGCTGTTCGGTGCCCGGCCCCAGGATGGGGGTGTGTATGTCTGCCGGGCACGCAGCGGCTCCCAGGAGGCCCTGGCTGCCGCCGTGCTCCTGGTTGAACCCCAGGCACTGTTGGATGGGCTCCCCAATGGCTCCCCTGCCCACGGCCCCGAGGTACTGGCGGAGCGGCAGCGGTGGCGGCGGCACGCAGCGGGACGGCGCATGGCACCGGAGACCTGGGTGCCCAATGGCGTCGTGCCGGCCAGGGTGCCAGGGGCCAAGGCATTTGCTGTGAGCGCAGGGAAGCATGCCAAGTTTCGCTGTTATGTTACTGGCAAGCCCAAGCCAGAGATTATCTGGCAGAAAGATGGTGAACCTCTCGCCCCTGGCCGCAGGCATCTCATCTACGAGGACCGGGAGGGCTACTTCATCCTCAAGGTGCTGTACTGCAAACCTCAGGACCAGGGGCTATACATGTGCACTGCTTCCAACACTGCTGGCCAGACTCTCagtgcagtgcagctgcaggtgAAAG AGCACCGGCTGCGGTTCCAGGTGCAGCTGGCAGACGTGGAGGTAGCAGAGCGGGAGGATGCAGTGTTGGAGTGCCAGGTGCCACTGGAGACGATCCCCACCTCCTGGTACCTGGAGGacagagagctgcagcccagccacaAGTACGTGATGGAGGAGCAAGGGGTGGTGCGGCGCCTGACCATCCGCGATGCCCGCATCGATGACGATGGCATCTACCTCTGCCAGATGAAGGACAAAGGACGCAGCATTGCCGAGGTCTCTGTCCGAG GGGTGATTGTGAAGCGACTGCCACGGAAGCTGGATGTGATGGAGGGGGAGAATGCAGTTTTCTGTGTGGAGACACGGGATGTGGTagagggcagctgctggagccgGGATGGGCTACAGCTGCGGGAGTCACCCCGCACCGTGCTTAAGAGCTTCAGCAGGACACACCTCCTGGTGCTGGTGCACGTCACCCGCCAGGACGCGGGCATCATCTCCTTCACTGTCGGGGAGTCACAGACATCCTCCCAGCTCCGAGTCAAGT GTGTGAAGCACGACCCTCCGAGTGCACCAGTAGCAGCTGAGATGAGCGTGGTGGAGACtaacacagctctgctgacttGGTGTCCTGCACCTGACTCCCACCTCCGCCCCGCCAGCCACTACCTGCTGGAGCGTCGGGAGGCAGCGGGAGGGGAGTGGGTGCAGTGCCTTGCCACCGACCTGCCCAGCTGCGTGCGGGTGCTGGGTGACAGCGTGCCTCGCGAGGCCGACTACTGTTTCCGCATCTCTGCCGCCAACAAGCACGGCAGGAGCAGACCTGTGGAGTTCCCTGGATCTGTGCATCTCG ccccagcagctcgtCTGGAGAGGGGTCTGCAGGACACGTGGGTGAGGGATGGTGAGGATGCACAGTTCTCCCTGGAGCTGTCAGCTGCAGTGCATGGATCCTGGTTCCTCAACGGTGCCAGGCTGcgtgaggaggaggatgcaggcGGCCGGTGCAGTGTACAGCGCCATGGGATGGAGCACTCGCTGCTGATCCGAGGAGCACGACTGGTTGACAGTGGGGCCCAGGTCACCTTTGTGTCCGGTGGTGTGCGGGACTCAGCTATCCTGCATGTGCAAG CCCCACAGGTCCGCATTGCCCCAGTGTCTGAGGCTGAACGGCTCCGAAACGTGCCAGCAGGGATGCCTGTGCTGCTAGAGTGCCAGGTGTCCACCCCGGATGCCCCTGTCTGCTGGCTGAAGGACGGCAAGGCCGTGCCCCTGGATGACGTTATCGCGGTGCAGGCAGAAGGCTGCGTGCGGAGGCTGCTGCTCCGCTCAGCGTGTCCCTCAGACTCTGCTGTGTACACCTGTGACGCTGGGGATGATGCCGTGAGCTTTGTGGTGACCGTGACCG AGGTGCCGGTGAGGATCATCAGCTCCAATGAGGAAGCCCCCCACGCCTACGTGGTCGGACAGCGTGTGGAGCTGTGGTGCCAGCTGTCCCGCCCAGCAGTCCCAGTGCACTGGTACAAGGATGGAGAGGAGGTGGAGGTGGGTGAGagcctgctgctggagcaggaggggcCACAGTGCAAGCTGGTGCTGCCCTGCGCTCAGACACAGGACACAGGAGAGTTCGTCTGCGATGCTGGTGGGGACTCTGCCTTCTACACCATCACTGTGGCAG AGGAGCCGGTGAGGATTGTCAGCTCCAACGAGGGGGCCTCCCACACCTATGTGGCCGGACAGCGTGTGGAGCTGTGGTGCCAGCTGTCCCGCCCGGCAGCCCCAGTGCACTGGTACAAGGACGGGGAGGAGGTGgaggcaggtgagagcctgctgctggagcaggaggggctgcagtgccggctggtgctgccctgtgcccagccacAGGACACAGGGGAATTTGTCTGCGACGCTGGTGGGGACTCTGTCTTCTACACAGTCACCGTAGCAG AGGCACCAGTGAGGATTGTCAGTTCCAACAAGGAGGCCTCTCACTCCTACGTGGTCGGGCAGCGCGTGGAGCTGTGGTGCCAGCTGTCCCGCCCCGTGTCCCCGGTGTGCTGGTACAAGGACAGTGAAGAAGTGGAGGTGGGCGAGAGcctggtgctggagcaggaagggctgcagtaccgcctggtgctgccctgtgcccagaTGCAAGACACAGGGGAGTTTGTCTGCAGTGCCAGCAATGCATCTGTCTCCTACTCCATCTTTGTGGCAG AGCCACCAGTGAGGATCCTGCAGCCTCCACAGCgctctctggagctgctggttcAGGCACCAGGGTGTGTGGAACTGCGGTGCGAGCTCTCTGCGCCGGATGCTCCCGTGCACTGGTTCAAGGATGGGCTGGAGGTGGATGAGACCGAtaacctgctgctgctggtcgAGGGGGCCTGGCGCTACCTCTTCATCCCCAAGAGCAGTGCAGAGGATGCAGGCGAGTACATCTGTGAGACCAAGGATGAGGCCGTCTCCTTCGATGTCAAGGTGTCAG AGCCTCCGGTGAGgatcctgcagccctgcagacctGTCCCTGTCATGATGGTGTCCCCGGGGGAGACGGTGACACTTTGCTGTGAGTTGTCCCGTGCGGATACACCTGTGTTCTGGGCAAAGGAGGGTGTCAGGCTCGAGGCTGGGGGCAGCCTGGTCCTGGAGGAAGAGGGTGTCTATCGCCGGCTGCTCATCCCTGCTGCCCAAGCTGAGCACTCTGGAAAATACACCTGTGACACCGCCAATGACACAGTGACATTCACCATCCAAGTGTTGG ATTCGCTGGTCAGGATCCTGGAGAAGGATGTCCTGCTGACCCACCGGTGTTGCCAGGCCATGGAGGACCTGGTGCTGGAGGTGCACCTCTCGCACAGCCATGGGGAAGTGAAGTGGTACAAGGAcggggagaagctgcaggacACGGGGCGTGTGAGGCTGGAGGAGGACGGGGTGCGCAGATCCCTCGTGATCCTGGGCACTACGGGCAAGGATGCTGGGGAGTATCTCTGTGACACTGGTGATGACAGTATCGTCTTCTTCATCACTGTAGAAG TCCCAGAGCCACCGGTGACCATCGTGGGCAGCACAGGCACCGCGGTACATCGTTGCCTGGTGGCTGGGGAAGACCTGGTGCTGGCTTGTGAGCTCTCTCGGCCCGACGCCATCGTGCGCTGGCTCCGGAATGGCCAGGAGGTGCATCCAGGTGAACGGGTGCAGGTGGAGGCCCGTGGGGTGCTGCGACAGCTCACCATCAGTGGGGCACAGCCCAGCGACGCAGGCTGCTACATCTGTGATGCTGCCAGCGACCGCATGGTGACAAATGTGGAGGTGTCGG CCCGGCCTGTGTGCATTGTCAACaaggaggaggcgcagagcccGCTGGAGGTACAGGAGGGGGACAGTGTGACACTGGTGGCTCGGCTGTCCCcggagacagcagcagtgcagtggCAGAAGGATGGGCAGACGCTGTGCTCAGGTGGGCGGCTGCTGGTGTGCAGCGAGGGTCCCACACGCAGCCTCACCATCAGGCAAGCGGAGCTAGGTGATGGTGGCATCTTCCTCTGCGACGCCGGTGATGATGAGGTGCATTTCACACTACGCGTGAAAG AGGCACCCGTGCTGTTCGTGAACAAAcgagaggagcaggagaagctgctggtgctggagggCGGCAGTGCCGTGCTCTCTGCCATCACCTCCACGGAGCGATCCGATGTCACCTGGCTGGGCCCGCAGCAGGCGGCAGTGGCCGGCGAGCGCTGCGAGCTGCGTCGGGACGGCCGCGTTCACAGCCTCATCATCCACAATGTGGCCATGGAGGACGCCGGCACCTACACCTGCCTCTCGCCCCACGACCAGATGCAGTTCGACGTGAACGTCCGAG AGCTGCGGGTGAAGTTCCTGCGTGGGCTGTCGGACGTGCGAGCGCGGCAGGGCGAGCGGGTGATGCTGTGGTGCGAGCTTTGTAAGGCGCGGGGCGATGTGGTGTGGCGGAAGGACGGGCGGGTGCTGGCGCCGGGCCCCCGCCGGCAGATGACGGCAGAGGGACGGGAGCGGTCGCTGGTGCTGAGCCGCGTGGAGCCCGGGGACGCCGGCGAGTACTGCTGCGAGACCAACGACGACCAGACCCTGGCGACGCTGACGGTGCAGG TCCCCAGGGTGGTGGAGATCATCATGGAGCTGCAAAGCCTGACAGTGCTAGAGGGGGAGGATGCCACCTTCAAGTGCCTGGTATCCCCCGAAGATGTGGCTGTGACGTGGCAGCTGAATGGCCAGCCCGTGGTCCCCGGTGAGCGCCTGCTGGTGTCAAGGCGTGGGCAGAGCCACAGCCTCACCCTCCGGCAGTGCCAGACAGGTGATGCAGGCACTGTGACAGCCAATGCCGAGGGGCTGGTGAGCACAGCTCGGCTGAATGTACAAG AGGCAGAGGTGCTGTTTGTGCGGAAGCTGCAGGATGTggtggcagaggagcagggggaCGTGTGCCTGGAGGTGGAGGTGAGCCACGAGGCTGCCGAGGTGCAGTGGCTGAAGCAGGGCATCCTCCTTCAGCCGGGCAGCAAGTACCTGCTGCAGGAGTCGGGGTGCCGGCGCACCCTCACCATCTGCTGCCTTGGCCCTGCCGACCGCGGCACCTACCGCTGCGAGAGCCTGCACGACCGCACGCAGGCCAAGCTTCACGTGGAGC CCCGGAAGGTGTCAATTCGGACACCACTGACAGACATGGAGACCTTTGAGAAGGAGACAGCCACCTTTCACCTTGAACTGTCTCACCCTGGCGTGACCGGGGTCTGGACACGGGATGGCATCCGGGTGAAGCCCAGCAGCACGTGCCGGATCAGTGCCACAGGCTGCGGGCACAGCCTGACACTGGAGAGGCTTGCACTGGAAGACTCGGGCACCATCACCTTCACTGCTGACACTCTGCGCTGCAGTGCCCACCTGCGTGTGCGGG AGCCTCCAGTCACCATGGTGAGGGTCCCACGAGACCTGGGAGTCCCAGAGACAGGGGTCGCCAGCTTTGAGTGTGAGCTGTCTCGCCCCAATGCAGAGGTGAAATGGTTCAAG GACGGGCAGGAGCTGCGGCCAGGGCCCAACTGCCGCATCTACTCGGCGGGACGGCGCCGCATCCTGCAGCTGAGCCGCTGCGAGCTGACCGACACCGGCA
- the INHA gene encoding inhibin alpha chain — protein sequence MPPCPGGSAAGRRAGQAGRSPRQSPPGQHPTVCPTAMLLLLHLLPAMLPTAALASCTGTGADRQLILAKVRARVLEHLSPPLLQEEPQMEARRVHRRDVLENTEVEPEELEDTSQVILFPATDVPCEPTQPDKLLEEEGIFTYLFQPSAHTLSRVVTSAQLWFYTGPSAAPNHSFPEVLTLSPQGRVPVTAMAERTPEHWTVFHLAPVLLPQLWQPLFVLLVRCPGCPCLPEGDKMPFLVATTRAKGSERARRSAMPWSPAALSLLQRPSEELAAHTNCRRASLNISFEELGWDKWIVHPSSFVFHYCHGSCAAGHGLSHRLGVQLCCAALPGTMRSLRVRTTSDGGYSFKYETVPNILAQDCTCV from the exons ATGCCACCCTGTCCCGGGGGGAGCGCTGCGGGCAGacgggctgggcaggcaggCAGAAGCCCGCGGCAGAGCCCCCCAGGCCAGCACCCCACCGTGTGCCCCAcggccatgctgctgctgctgcacctgcTGCCTGCCATGCTGCCCACCGCCGCCCTGGCCAGCTGCACCGGGACGGGTGCCGACCGGCAGCTCATCCTGGCCAAGGTGCGGGCTCGGGTGCTGGAACATCTGAGTCCCCCCCTTCTCCAGGAGGAGCCACAGATGGAAGCAAGGAGGGTACACCGGAGAGACGTTCTTGAAAACACTGAAGTGGAGCCGGAGGAGCTGGAGGACACCTCCCAGGTGATCTTATTCCCTGCCACAG ACGTTCCCTGTGAGCCCACACAGCCAGacaagctgctggaggaagaaGGGATTTTCACCTACCTCTTCCAGCCCTCGGCACACACCCTGAGCCGTGTGGTGACTTCTGCCCAGCTCTGGTTTTACACGGGCCCCTCGGCTGCCCCCAACCACTCCTTCCCTGAGGTGCTGACCCTGTCCCCTCAGGGCCGGGTGCCGGTGACAGCCATGGCGGAGCGGACACCCGAGCACTGGACAGTGTTTCACTtggccccagtgctgctgccccagctctggcagccgCTCTTTGTGCTCCTGGTgcgctgccctggctgcccctgcctgcctgAGGGGGACAAGATGCCCTTCCTGGTGGCCACCACCCGGGCCAAGGGCAGCGAGAGGGCTCGTCGCTCTGCCATGCCCTGGTCCCCGGCCGCCCTGAGCCTGCTGCAGCGTCCATCTGAGGAGCTGGCTGCCCACACCAACTGTCGCCGGGCTTCCCTCAACATCTCCTTcgaggagctgggctgggacaagtGGATCGTGCATCCCAGCAGCTTTGTTTTCCACTACTGCCACGGGAGCTGCGCTGCAGGCCACGGGCTGAGCCACCGGCTGGGCGTGCAGCTCTGCTgcgctgccctgcccggcacCATGCGCTCCCTGCGCGTCCGCACCACCTCCGACGGCGGGTACTCCTTCAAGTATGAGACGGTGCCCAACATCCTGGCCCAGGACTGCACCTGTGTCTAG
- the LOC110468413 gene encoding gap junction gamma-1 protein, whose translation MSWSFLTRLLEEINNHSTFVGKIWLTVLIVFRIVLTAVGGESIYYDEQSKFVCNTQQPGCENVCYDAFAPLSHVRFWVFQIIMVATPSVLYLGFAMHRIARMPESSRRRPPSARRARMPVVRRGAGRDYEEAEDDNEEDPMIFEEIEVEKEKSPEGGEKHDGRRRIKQDGLMRAYVLHLLCRSVLEMVFLFGQYLLYRFEVSPSYVCSRSPCPHTVDCFVSRPTEKTIFLLIMYAVSGLCLFLNLCELLHLGVGRIRDALSQADGPPLPAGDSPAPQYPKKAPSAPPTYHSLKKELPQAPLPNSKLDYRESLAQGRFALAGAPPVHELDRLREHLRLAQEHLEVAFHLQPPPRPPSPARSSSPEANGIAAEQNRLNLAHEKGTAACDRTTGL comes from the exons ATGAGCTGGAGTTTCCTGACGCGGCTCCTGGAGGAGATCAACAACCACTCGACCTTCGTGGGCAAGATCTGGCTGACCGTCCTCATTGTCTTCCGCATCGTGCTGACGGCCGTGGGGGGAGAGTCCATCTACTACGACGAGCAGAGCAAGTTTGTCTGCAACACGCAGCAGCCGGGCTGTGAGAACGTCTGCTACGACGCCTTTGCGCCCCTGTCCCACGTCCGCTTCTGGGTCTTCCAGATCATCATGGTGGCGACGCCGTCGGTGCTCTACCTGGGCTTTGCCATGCACCGCATCGCGCGCATGCCCGAGTCCTCACGGCGCAGGCCACCGTCAGCCCGGCGGGCACGCATGCCGGTGGTGCGCCGGGGAGCCGGGCGAGACTACGAGGAGGCAGAAGATGACAATGAGGAAGACCCCATGATCTTTGAGGAGATCGaggtggagaaggagaagagccCAGAGGGCGGAGAGAAGCATGATGGTCGGCGCCGTATCAAGCAGGACGGGCTGATGCGTGCCTATGTGCTACACTTGCTGTGCCGCTCAGTGCTGGAGATGGTTTTCCTCTTCGGGCAGTACCTGCTGTACCGCTTTGAGGTGAGCCCCTCCTACGTCTGCAGCCGCAGCCCCTGCCCACACACTGTCGACTGCTTTGTCTCCCGCCCCACCGAGAAGACcatcttcctcctcatcatGTACGCCGTCAGCGGGCTCTGCCTCTTCCTCAACCTCTGCGAGCTCTTGCATCTTGGTGTGGGGCGCATCCGTGATGCCCTGAGCCAGGCTGATGGCCCCCCACTCCCAGCTGGCGACAGTCCTGCACCACAATACCCCAAGAAAGCCCCCAGCGCCCCGCCCACCTACCACTCCCTGAAGAAGGAGCTGCCGCAAGCCCCACTGCCCAACAGCAAGCTGGACTACCGAGAGAGCCTGGCCCAGGGGCGCTTCGCCCTGGCTGGAGCTCCCCCGGTGCACGAGCTGGACCGGCTGCGTGAGCACCTGCGTCTGGCCCAGGAGCACCTGGAGGTGGCCTTCCACCTCCAGCCCCCGCCACGGCCCCCCAGTCCTGCCCGCAGCAGCAGCCCCGAGGCCAACGGCATCGCCGCCGAGCAGAACCGCCTCAACCTCGCCCATGAGAAGGGGACCGCCGCCTGCGACAGGACCACGG GGCTGTGA